The Gemmata palustris genome includes a region encoding these proteins:
- a CDS encoding DUF1553 domain-containing protein, whose amino-acid sequence MIRFALALFATALGISGATGAAPDPTQLAAQIDARIDAKLSAHGVKPAAPASDAEFLRRASLDIVGRVPTVAEARAFLDDKSANKRAKLIDKLLTSPSAINHAAAVWRLAFVPQSAVNPRVQFLNISLEAWIRDRLRAGRKADELVRDLLTAPLDYLDREADGRPRPVPGPSALAFYQANDLKAETVASSAARVLLGVKIECAQCHNHPFDKWTQQQFWETAAFFAPVPPQGPEEKVVPATQLLLRKTVPVNDTKTEATPKFIDGADPDWKGVTDTRQQFAEWATAKKNPFFARATANRIWAQFFGIGIVDPVDDFNPQNPPSHPELLDDLAAALVAADFDTSVLVKAIGRLAAYQRSSKGAAKTQNDPRLFARMNVKGLSPEQLFDSLAQATGYREEIPAASRVAFGVTAESPRGQFLAKFAGGGQRTDAQTSILQALALMNGTWLARQTDPEKGETLIAVASAPFLTDAERIEVLFLATYARRPTAAESEKFLDHLTRDGDAGRKAQLADILWALVNSQEFLLNH is encoded by the coding sequence ATGATTCGCTTCGCGCTCGCGCTGTTCGCCACCGCTCTCGGGATCAGCGGCGCGACAGGGGCCGCACCGGACCCGACCCAACTCGCGGCGCAAATCGACGCCCGGATCGATGCGAAATTGAGCGCTCACGGCGTGAAGCCGGCCGCGCCTGCGTCGGATGCGGAGTTCCTGCGCCGCGCGTCACTCGACATTGTGGGGCGCGTCCCCACCGTGGCCGAGGCACGTGCGTTCCTCGACGACAAATCGGCCAACAAGCGTGCGAAGCTCATCGACAAACTGCTCACCAGCCCCAGCGCAATCAACCACGCCGCGGCGGTCTGGCGCCTCGCGTTCGTGCCGCAATCCGCGGTCAACCCGCGAGTCCAGTTCCTCAACATCAGCCTCGAAGCGTGGATTCGCGACCGGCTCCGGGCCGGGCGGAAGGCCGACGAGTTGGTGCGCGACCTGCTCACGGCCCCACTCGACTACCTCGACCGCGAAGCGGACGGGCGCCCGCGCCCGGTCCCCGGCCCGTCGGCGCTTGCCTTCTATCAGGCGAACGACCTCAAAGCCGAAACGGTCGCGTCCAGCGCCGCACGGGTGCTGCTCGGGGTGAAGATCGAGTGCGCCCAGTGCCACAACCACCCATTCGACAAATGGACGCAGCAGCAGTTCTGGGAAACCGCCGCGTTCTTCGCCCCGGTGCCACCGCAGGGACCGGAAGAGAAGGTGGTCCCGGCCACGCAACTGCTCCTTCGCAAGACGGTCCCGGTCAACGACACCAAGACCGAGGCGACGCCGAAGTTCATTGACGGCGCCGACCCGGACTGGAAGGGCGTGACTGATACGCGACAGCAGTTCGCGGAGTGGGCCACGGCGAAAAAGAACCCGTTCTTCGCGCGGGCGACCGCGAACCGCATCTGGGCACAGTTCTTCGGCATCGGGATCGTTGATCCCGTGGACGACTTCAACCCGCAAAACCCGCCGAGCCACCCCGAGTTGCTCGACGATCTGGCTGCGGCACTCGTGGCCGCCGACTTCGACACCAGCGTCCTCGTGAAAGCGATCGGCCGATTGGCCGCGTATCAGCGGAGCAGCAAAGGGGCTGCGAAGACGCAGAACGACCCGCGATTGTTCGCGCGAATGAACGTGAAGGGGCTTTCGCCGGAGCAGCTCTTCGACAGTCTCGCCCAGGCGACTGGTTACCGCGAAGAGATCCCGGCCGCGTCGCGTGTCGCGTTCGGCGTGACTGCGGAATCCCCACGCGGGCAATTCCTCGCGAAGTTTGCCGGAGGTGGTCAACGTACCGACGCCCAGACGTCGATCCTTCAGGCGCTGGCGCTCATGAACGGCACGTGGCTCGCGCGCCAAACCGATCCCGAAAAGGGCGAGACGCTCATTGCGGTCGCGAGTGCCCCGTTCCTCACTGACGCGGAACGGATTGAAGTGCTGTTCCTCGCAACATACGCCCGCCGACCGACCGCCGCGGAGAGCGAGAAGTTCCTCGATCACCTCACGCGCGACGGCGACGCGGGGCGCAAGGCCCAACTCGCGGACATCCTCTGGGCGCTCGTGAACAGCCAAGAGTTCCTACTCAATCACTAA
- a CDS encoding DUF547 domain-containing protein yields the protein MQFPLFAPTVFIGEPCPRENRVPLAEVDHGPFDALLAKFVDSNGRVAYADWKASDADVSALHKYLTAVGRADIDGPAPHESALAFWINVYNALTLAGILRMYPTTSIRNHTGRVFGFNIWKNLRLHIGDRTFSLSEIEHGVLRLLSDPRVHFALVCASNSCPVLRPRAFTGDTVQHELEASAREFFARPDAVRIDSEKQVVSLSKLFKWYGPDFTSTPADLLTAIRKFLPDAARDQIDSMPTRVEFLPYDWKLNDQQKE from the coding sequence GTGCAGTTCCCGCTATTCGCCCCGACAGTGTTCATCGGAGAACCGTGCCCTCGCGAGAACCGCGTTCCGCTCGCGGAGGTGGATCACGGCCCGTTCGACGCGCTCCTCGCCAAGTTCGTGGATAGCAACGGGCGCGTAGCCTACGCGGACTGGAAGGCGAGCGACGCGGACGTGAGTGCCCTCCACAAGTACCTCACCGCGGTCGGTCGGGCCGACATCGACGGCCCCGCTCCGCACGAATCCGCCCTCGCGTTCTGGATCAACGTCTACAACGCACTCACGCTCGCGGGCATTCTCCGCATGTACCCGACCACGAGCATCCGGAATCACACCGGTCGCGTGTTCGGGTTCAACATCTGGAAAAACCTCCGGCTGCACATCGGCGATCGCACGTTTTCGCTCTCCGAAATCGAGCACGGCGTTCTGCGACTGTTGAGCGACCCGCGGGTTCACTTCGCGCTCGTGTGTGCGTCCAACAGTTGCCCGGTCCTGCGCCCGCGGGCCTTCACTGGCGACACCGTTCAGCACGAATTGGAAGCGAGCGCCCGCGAGTTCTTCGCGCGCCCGGACGCCGTCCGTATCGATTCCGAGAAGCAGGTGGTTTCGCTCTCCAAGTTGTTCAAGTGGTACGGACCCGACTTCACCTCCACGCCCGCAGATCTCCTGACCGCGATACGGAAGTTTCTCCCCGACGCGGCCCGCGATCAGATCGATTCGATGCCGACCCGGGTAGAGTTTTTGCCCTACGACTGGAAGCTGAACGACCAGCAGAAAGAGTAG
- a CDS encoding RNA recognition motif domain-containing protein — translation MKKLYVGNLPFDATADELRELFSAHGRVMSATICTDRETGASRGFAFVEMVEGAEEAIQALNQARLGNRSLTVNEAKPREDRPSGAGRDRYARTN, via the coding sequence TTGAAGAAGCTGTATGTTGGCAACCTTCCGTTCGACGCCACGGCCGACGAACTGCGGGAGCTGTTCTCCGCGCACGGCCGGGTGATGAGCGCGACCATCTGCACGGACCGCGAGACCGGCGCCAGCCGCGGGTTCGCGTTCGTCGAGATGGTGGAGGGTGCCGAGGAAGCGATCCAGGCCCTAAATCAGGCCCGGCTCGGGAACCGGAGCCTGACCGTGAACGAGGCCAAGCCCCGTGAGGATCGGCCGTCCGGCGCGGGCCGCGACCGGTACGCCCGGACCAACTGA
- a CDS encoding DUF1559 family PulG-like putative transporter → MTRRRGFTLIELLVVIAIIAILIGLLLPAVQKVREAAARMSSQNNLKQLGLAFANYESSYNHYPNGGGYDNPNTNNTDPLCSTGFPGGSSYVPRWGKPNRAGKYQLGSAFYSLLPYVEQDALFKDPLACYRTPVKTYYMPSRRSPTAQTVPATDSVNIGYTYFDAGLGASARSDYAANDQVFCTTYGANWGKVSTVASVADGLSNTLFMGEKAMNPRSYGAGTWYWDEPYVMGGTGGTGRCGDGIYQDQTLINFPTRPEERGWTEGSEYCGGGTWGSPSPAGAQFVFGDGSVRTVNYSITNAVLRLLIRQADGQVIPQY, encoded by the coding sequence ATGACCCGTCGTCGCGGGTTTACGCTCATTGAATTGCTCGTCGTGATCGCGATCATCGCGATCCTCATCGGACTGCTCCTCCCCGCGGTCCAAAAAGTGCGCGAGGCTGCCGCACGCATGAGCAGCCAGAACAATCTGAAGCAACTCGGACTGGCGTTCGCGAACTACGAGAGCTCGTACAACCACTACCCCAACGGGGGCGGGTACGATAACCCGAACACCAACAACACCGACCCGCTCTGCTCCACCGGGTTCCCCGGCGGCTCCAGCTACGTCCCGCGTTGGGGTAAGCCGAACCGAGCCGGTAAGTACCAACTCGGCTCCGCGTTCTACTCGCTCCTGCCTTACGTCGAGCAAGATGCGCTGTTCAAAGATCCGCTGGCGTGCTACCGGACTCCCGTCAAGACTTATTACATGCCCTCGCGGCGCTCGCCGACGGCCCAAACGGTGCCCGCAACGGACTCGGTTAACATCGGGTACACGTATTTCGACGCCGGCCTGGGAGCCAGCGCGCGGTCGGACTACGCGGCCAACGACCAGGTGTTCTGCACAACCTACGGCGCGAATTGGGGTAAGGTTTCGACCGTGGCAAGCGTCGCCGACGGGTTGTCGAACACGCTGTTTATGGGCGAGAAGGCGATGAACCCGCGGTCCTACGGCGCCGGCACTTGGTACTGGGACGAGCCCTACGTCATGGGTGGCACCGGTGGCACCGGGCGCTGCGGGGACGGTATCTATCAGGACCAGACGCTGATTAACTTCCCGACCCGGCCGGAAGAGCGAGGCTGGACGGAAGGCTCCGAGTATTGCGGTGGGGGCACGTGGGGCTCGCCCAGTCCCGCGGGGGCGCAATTCGTGTTCGGCGACGGGAGCGTTCGCACGGTTAACTACAGCATTACAAACGCCGTCCTGCGGTTGTTGATTCGTCAGGCCGACGGTCAAGTCATCCCCCAATACTGA
- a CDS encoding MFS transporter — MDRVLGGSGERRRAVSQWFLMNGFVTASWVAHVPRQSAALDAPPGALGLALLCMALGSVVGMALAPRAIGRFGPGRTAWAAGLVYAFLLPLPLLAGSVPALGLALLCFGAAHGLMDVTMNAAAAASEKALGRPVMAGFHGWFSVGMVAGVGGGVAALAAGGGPLAHAAVTIALALALLLTGRPARGFAPSPAAPGPNRPTGADRRVLALTGLAFACLFLEGAMADWAGLLAVAFGAGPAVAPLAYGAFTAAWAGGRFLGDRLTARAGDVAVVRAGGVLAAAGIGLGLWGGTPGWVAAGCGVVGLGLANVVPVLFRAAAGDTSGRGLALVTGVGYFGFLVGPPLVGFTAEAVGLPRAMLLVVAGGAVLAAGAVALRPRSLGASGQVPDLGHPRTNLQSIEETDRERPERISV; from the coding sequence ATGGATCGGGTTCTGGGCGGGTCCGGCGAGCGGCGGCGGGCGGTCTCGCAGTGGTTCCTGATGAACGGGTTCGTGACCGCCTCCTGGGTGGCCCACGTGCCCCGCCAGTCGGCCGCCCTCGACGCGCCCCCCGGGGCACTCGGCCTCGCCCTGTTGTGCATGGCCCTCGGGTCCGTCGTCGGAATGGCACTCGCTCCGCGGGCGATCGGGCGCTTCGGACCCGGACGGACGGCGTGGGCGGCGGGCCTGGTTTACGCCTTCTTGCTCCCGCTCCCGCTACTGGCCGGGTCGGTCCCCGCCCTCGGGCTCGCGCTCCTGTGTTTCGGGGCGGCACACGGACTGATGGACGTGACCATGAACGCGGCCGCGGCCGCCAGCGAGAAGGCCCTCGGGCGGCCGGTCATGGCCGGGTTCCACGGGTGGTTTAGCGTCGGGATGGTGGCGGGCGTGGGCGGCGGGGTGGCGGCGCTGGCGGCCGGGGGCGGGCCGCTCGCGCACGCGGCGGTAACGATCGCCCTGGCCCTGGCCCTGCTGCTGACCGGCCGGCCGGCGCGGGGATTCGCCCCGTCGCCCGCGGCGCCCGGACCGAATCGGCCGACTGGGGCCGATCGCCGCGTTCTCGCCCTCACCGGGCTGGCGTTCGCCTGCCTGTTTCTGGAAGGAGCGATGGCCGACTGGGCCGGGCTCCTCGCCGTCGCGTTCGGGGCGGGGCCGGCCGTCGCTCCGCTCGCATACGGGGCGTTCACCGCGGCCTGGGCCGGGGGCCGGTTCCTCGGCGACCGGTTGACCGCGCGCGCCGGAGACGTGGCCGTGGTCCGCGCCGGCGGAGTGCTCGCCGCGGCGGGCATCGGCCTGGGCCTCTGGGGTGGAACGCCGGGCTGGGTGGCGGCCGGGTGCGGGGTGGTCGGACTGGGGCTCGCGAACGTCGTTCCGGTCCTGTTCCGGGCGGCCGCGGGCGACACGTCCGGCCGCGGGCTCGCCCTGGTGACGGGAGTCGGGTACTTCGGGTTCTTGGTCGGCCCGCCCCTTGTAGGCTTCACGGCCGAGGCGGTCGGGCTCCCGCGGGCCATGCTGCTGGTCGTCGCCGGCGGGGCCGTGTTGGCCGCAGGGGCCGTCGCCCTCCGCCCCCGCTCGCTGGGCGCGAGTGGCCAAGTACCCGATCTCGGCCACCCGCGGACGAATTTACAATCCATTGAGGAGACCGATCGTGAACGACCCGAACGCATTAGCGTGTGA
- a CDS encoding SET domain-containing protein: MNTTTQRPALYVRKVRGMGRGVFAGRSYRAGEVIEVCPVIRLPASPEGAGGKALEHYVFQWGEGTGELAVALGYGSLYNHSSDPNARFNPRASRDDIVFRALRDIEAGEQVFIDYRWDATEYETFREGS, translated from the coding sequence ATGAACACTACGACACAACGACCCGCTCTGTACGTCCGAAAAGTCCGCGGCATGGGGCGCGGGGTGTTCGCCGGCCGGTCCTACCGGGCGGGCGAGGTGATCGAGGTGTGCCCGGTCATCCGCCTCCCGGCCTCGCCCGAGGGGGCCGGCGGGAAGGCGCTGGAGCACTACGTGTTCCAGTGGGGCGAGGGCACCGGCGAACTGGCCGTCGCGCTCGGGTACGGGTCGCTGTACAACCACTCCTCGGACCCGAACGCCCGGTTCAACCCGCGGGCGTCGCGGGACGACATCGTGTTCCGGGCGCTGCGGGACATCGAGGCCGGCGAGCAAGTGTTCATCGACTACCGGTGGGACGCGACCGAGTACGAAACGTTCCGTGAGGGCTCGTGA
- a CDS encoding ArsI/CadI family heavy metal resistance metalloenzyme, translated as MSATPPAANRTPEAATAVVKFHASLNVSDLAKSVEFYTALFGTKPVKVYADYVKFEVDVPPLVLSLKPKRACAGGPLNHLGLRVVTVEQLRAIQERLKAVGAHMGQQDDVKCCYAHQTKIWVTDPDQTMWEVYVLHDDVPNWGEKDKKLKLLVPPFKALGLWGSIRRGWNNKFGRKASATDGGASIAEHAEPVAAPAPVSAESCTSVAAK; from the coding sequence ATGAGCGCTACCCCTCCGGCCGCGAACCGCACCCCGGAAGCCGCCACCGCGGTGGTCAAGTTCCATGCGTCGCTAAACGTCTCGGATCTCGCGAAATCGGTCGAGTTCTATACCGCACTGTTCGGTACGAAGCCGGTAAAGGTGTACGCCGACTACGTCAAGTTCGAGGTCGACGTCCCGCCGCTCGTTCTGTCGCTTAAACCCAAGCGGGCGTGTGCCGGCGGGCCGCTCAACCACCTCGGCCTCCGCGTGGTCACCGTCGAGCAATTGCGGGCGATCCAGGAGCGGTTGAAGGCGGTCGGGGCGCACATGGGCCAGCAGGATGATGTGAAGTGCTGCTACGCGCACCAGACGAAGATCTGGGTGACGGACCCGGATCAGACGATGTGGGAAGTGTACGTGCTGCACGATGATGTGCCGAATTGGGGCGAAAAGGACAAGAAACTCAAGCTCCTCGTTCCGCCGTTCAAGGCACTCGGACTGTGGGGTTCGATCCGCCGCGGTTGGAACAACAAGTTCGGCCGGAAGGCGTCTGCCACTGACGGCGGGGCTTCGATCGCCGAACACGCCGAACCGGTCGCGGCCCCCGCGCCGGTGAGCGCGGAGTCCTGCACGAGCGTCGCCGCCAAATGA
- a CDS encoding thioredoxin family protein produces MSEPTREEMDQMTGPVVLEFGADWCPYCQAIQPLVTDLLAKYPQVRHVRVEDGKGKPLGRSFRVKLWPTLVFLRDGRVVSQAVRPPSDEIAKGFAELVPG; encoded by the coding sequence ATGTCCGAGCCGACGCGCGAAGAAATGGACCAGATGACCGGGCCGGTCGTGTTGGAGTTCGGAGCCGACTGGTGCCCGTACTGTCAAGCGATTCAGCCGCTCGTGACCGACCTGCTCGCCAAGTACCCGCAGGTGCGGCACGTTCGAGTCGAAGACGGCAAGGGAAAGCCGCTGGGGCGCTCGTTCCGGGTCAAACTGTGGCCGACGCTGGTGTTCCTGCGCGACGGTCGGGTCGTGAGCCAAGCGGTTCGGCCGCCGTCGGATGAGATCGCGAAGGGGTTCGCAGAACTGGTGCCGGGGTGA
- a CDS encoding DUF1559 family PulG-like putative transporter, which translates to MIRRIANIAFGTALVAIVAGLLLPAIAKARAANAASRSKENLRTIGQGMQSFTTTYRFFPGNGGPPAEAVTTPDCRTGFPDSETFRWGYGDPKRAGRLQTGCWAYSILPYIGEEEAFRKQDYTRAVPTYYIGTRRPAEAQQVPKVDPIYAKWTYQDAGLGPWGRTDYAANDQVVRGGNGNMMKPEQVKDGLAETALIAEKAMDTDAIKAGVWYWDEPIIFGGSGGTGRKGDKLLRDAPKLIETVSDNWGSPDPNGVWFLFCDGHVRKLPYSTPNKTVAAAISPTAGDVFDLE; encoded by the coding sequence GTGATTCGGCGAATCGCTAACATCGCGTTCGGGACCGCGCTCGTCGCAATCGTCGCGGGGCTACTGCTCCCGGCGATCGCCAAGGCGCGGGCCGCGAACGCCGCGTCGCGGTCAAAAGAGAACCTGCGCACGATCGGCCAGGGGATGCAGTCGTTCACCACGACCTACCGCTTCTTCCCGGGGAACGGCGGGCCACCGGCCGAAGCGGTCACTACGCCCGACTGTCGAACCGGGTTCCCGGACAGTGAGACGTTCCGCTGGGGCTACGGGGATCCCAAGCGCGCGGGTCGGCTCCAAACCGGGTGCTGGGCGTACAGCATTCTGCCTTACATCGGCGAAGAAGAAGCGTTCCGCAAGCAGGACTACACGCGGGCGGTTCCGACCTACTACATCGGCACCCGGCGCCCTGCCGAAGCCCAACAGGTGCCGAAGGTCGATCCGATCTACGCGAAGTGGACGTACCAGGACGCGGGGCTGGGACCGTGGGGCCGCACGGACTACGCCGCCAACGATCAGGTGGTCCGCGGCGGCAACGGCAACATGATGAAGCCGGAACAAGTGAAGGACGGCCTCGCCGAGACTGCGCTGATCGCCGAGAAAGCGATGGACACCGACGCGATCAAGGCCGGCGTCTGGTACTGGGACGAGCCGATCATCTTCGGAGGGAGCGGCGGGACCGGGCGCAAGGGCGACAAACTGCTCCGCGACGCCCCGAAGCTCATCGAAACCGTTTCGGACAATTGGGGGTCGCCCGACCCCAACGGCGTGTGGTTTCTCTTCTGTGACGGACACGTGCGGAAGTTGCCCTACTCCACACCGAACAAGACCGTCGCGGCCGCCATATCGCCTACGGCCGGCGACGTGTTCGATCTCGAATGA
- a CDS encoding CDP-alcohol phosphatidyltransferase family protein — MFDARLRRLIDDPLDRLAAVMARCGLSANVVTVTGFAFGAAACAALAFCQYEAALALIALNRVADGLDGALARRLGPTDLGGYLDIALDFLFYSGVPFFFAVGRPEFALPACFLVFSFVGTGSSFLAFSAFAAKRGITTEARGKKAIYYLGGLTEGAETIAVFVLVCLFPDLFAWFAWIFGGMCWLTTATRLATAVETFRVTK, encoded by the coding sequence ATGTTCGACGCCCGACTGCGCCGGCTGATTGATGATCCCCTGGACCGACTGGCCGCGGTGATGGCCCGGTGCGGGCTGAGTGCGAACGTTGTGACCGTGACGGGGTTCGCGTTCGGCGCGGCGGCGTGTGCGGCTCTGGCGTTTTGCCAGTACGAAGCGGCGCTCGCGCTGATCGCGTTGAACCGCGTCGCCGACGGACTCGATGGCGCACTGGCTCGGCGCCTCGGCCCGACCGATCTCGGCGGGTACCTCGATATCGCGCTCGATTTCCTGTTCTATTCGGGCGTGCCGTTCTTCTTCGCCGTCGGTCGGCCGGAATTCGCGCTACCGGCGTGCTTTCTCGTGTTCAGTTTCGTGGGCACGGGCAGTTCGTTCCTGGCGTTCTCCGCGTTCGCGGCCAAACGCGGCATCACCACGGAAGCCCGCGGAAAGAAGGCGATTTACTACCTCGGTGGCCTCACCGAAGGCGCGGAGACGATCGCGGTGTTCGTACTCGTCTGCCTGTTCCCGGACTTGTTCGCGTGGTTCGCGTGGATCTTCGGCGGGATGTGTTGGCTCACCACCGCGACGCGCCTCGCCACGGCGGTCGAGACCTTTCGCGTGACGAAGTAA
- a CDS encoding GntR family transcriptional regulator: MPSEPKHRQISRELMTEIAAGRYAPAGRLPSESQLVARFGASRPTVARALRDLQEQGLIERRVGSGSFVSRRAPAAPGALRQLGLLTPGLGTTEFFEAVCGELAGLARVHEYGLFWGGGSLAGAQGDTSPEAAEAICEQIVRREVSGVFFAPAEQAPRARDVNLRVTERLQKAGIAVVLLDRDVVPFPARSPFDLVGVDNFAGGYLQADHLLRLGCRRPVYLARPLSAPTVAARIAGAREAVIARGPGAPPDFVRIGDPADRSLVRDLTGAGGADAVICANDHLAAELLRAFAREGVRVPRDVQVVGFDDVRYAGLLSVPLTTVHQPCREIATAAFRAMLDRVTDPGLPARGVSLSPRLVVRESCGAYLHRGEGGE; this comes from the coding sequence ATGCCGAGTGAACCCAAGCACCGTCAGATTTCCCGCGAATTGATGACGGAAATTGCCGCGGGCCGGTACGCACCGGCCGGCCGCCTGCCGAGCGAGTCCCAGCTCGTCGCCCGGTTCGGCGCGTCCCGCCCGACGGTTGCGCGGGCACTGCGCGACCTCCAGGAGCAAGGGCTGATCGAGCGGCGGGTCGGGTCCGGCAGCTTCGTCAGCCGCCGCGCGCCGGCCGCACCCGGGGCGCTGCGGCAACTCGGGCTGCTGACGCCGGGGCTGGGCACGACGGAGTTCTTCGAGGCGGTCTGCGGCGAGCTGGCCGGACTGGCACGGGTCCACGAGTACGGCTTGTTCTGGGGCGGTGGGAGCCTCGCCGGCGCGCAGGGCGACACGTCCCCGGAGGCGGCGGAAGCGATCTGCGAGCAGATCGTCCGACGGGAGGTGAGCGGGGTGTTCTTCGCCCCGGCCGAGCAGGCGCCGCGGGCGCGGGACGTTAACCTGCGGGTGACCGAGCGGCTCCAGAAGGCGGGCATCGCGGTGGTTCTGCTGGACCGGGACGTGGTCCCGTTCCCGGCCCGGAGTCCGTTCGATCTGGTCGGGGTGGACAACTTTGCCGGAGGGTATTTGCAGGCCGACCACCTGCTCCGCCTCGGGTGCCGGCGGCCCGTCTACCTGGCCCGTCCGCTGTCGGCCCCGACCGTCGCCGCCCGCATTGCGGGGGCCCGGGAGGCGGTGATCGCCCGCGGACCGGGCGCCCCGCCGGACTTCGTGCGGATCGGCGACCCGGCCGACCGCTCCCTGGTGCGCGACTTGACCGGCGCCGGCGGCGCGGACGCGGTCATCTGCGCGAACGACCACCTCGCGGCCGAACTCTTGCGCGCCTTCGCGCGGGAGGGCGTCCGGGTACCGCGGGACGTGCAGGTGGTCGGGTTCGACGACGTTCGGTACGCGGGCCTGCTGTCCGTACCACTGACGACGGTCCACCAGCCGTGCCGGGAGATCGCGACCGCCGCGTTCCGGGCGATGCTCGATCGGGTGACCGATCCCGGGCTCCCGGCGCGGGGGGTGTCACTGTCGCCCCGGCTCGTGGTCCGGGAGTCGTGCGGGGCGTACCTCCACCGCGGGGAGGGCGGCGAGTAG